One stretch of Thermoplasmata archaeon DNA includes these proteins:
- a CDS encoding SMC family ATPase, whose amino-acid sequence MIIRSIALGNIRSYREAELRLPEGVVLFEGDIGSGKSTLLYAIELALFGLAEESTDFYLRSSEREGWVRLELELGGREYTFYRRFRRSGSGGGTVECRIRSDGAWTDYSAEEMKAEVLRLLGFNEPPSSKAKSVIYRYAVFTPQEEMKRILEMKKDERLQTIRRAFRVEEYRVARERARAAASELRIRSGELEAVRGELEGLRIELSAREEAVRRSSAELEELGRRIAMAADELRSLDSELEGLERLRARRDELEASAGRLGERVGQLQAWLSQASAELEAMREGARRLGELRPEAERAAELERRLEELEARLREARRAEAELARLRERLRSCEERIAALEGEEGRRRGLEERAEALRAEVAQMPSVESSLEGHTTEQARIQQRIRVLDEKLRELGEERRSLGELEGRGRCPRCGQELSPEHLKALLGELEGRSKELAEERMALAARLERREERLRACRERLRELEERFRELRGVEEALRELGRTIAERKRLVAEREELAERVRALEGGEDVARLEAEAEGLRAMRPRWQALRRELSVLEGRVAELSLREAVFETKKRELGSALEELGRVRQELEGLRARYSEELHREVRARREEALGRLGSLRATASERKRALEEARAELERGSRKLAEREARARELERLREAARWLNECFCPALESIEVHILAGINADFERHFRKWFGMLAEGTELDVSIDESFTPVATQAGYELDIRSLSGGEKNSVALAYRLALNHMVREVLGAGSGELLILDEPTDGFSSEQLTRVRDVLRELGARQLILVSHERELEGFADHIFRVVKENGESRVEGGGR is encoded by the coding sequence ATGATAATCAGGTCGATAGCCCTAGGGAACATCAGGAGCTACAGGGAGGCGGAGCTCAGGCTCCCGGAGGGCGTGGTCCTCTTCGAGGGCGACATAGGCTCGGGCAAGTCAACGCTGCTCTATGCAATCGAGCTAGCGCTATTTGGGCTTGCGGAGGAGAGCACTGATTTCTACCTGAGGAGCTCAGAGAGGGAGGGGTGGGTGAGGCTCGAGCTCGAGCTGGGGGGGAGGGAGTACACTTTCTACAGGAGGTTCAGGCGCTCTGGCTCGGGAGGGGGCACTGTCGAGTGCCGAATTCGCTCGGACGGCGCGTGGACGGACTACAGCGCTGAAGAGATGAAGGCGGAGGTTCTGAGGCTCCTGGGGTTCAACGAGCCACCGTCGTCGAAGGCGAAGTCTGTGATCTACCGCTACGCGGTCTTCACGCCTCAGGAGGAGATGAAGAGAATTCTGGAGATGAAAAAGGACGAGCGGCTCCAGACCATTAGGAGGGCCTTCAGGGTCGAGGAGTATAGGGTCGCTCGGGAGAGGGCGAGGGCGGCCGCGAGTGAGCTCAGAATCAGGTCCGGCGAGCTCGAGGCCGTGAGGGGGGAGCTGGAGGGGCTCAGGATTGAGCTCTCCGCCAGGGAGGAGGCGGTCAGGAGGAGCTCGGCAGAGCTCGAGGAGCTTGGCCGCCGAATTGCCATGGCCGCCGACGAGCTCCGGTCGCTCGACAGCGAGCTCGAGGGACTCGAGAGGCTCAGGGCGAGGAGGGACGAGCTCGAGGCCAGCGCCGGGAGGCTAGGGGAGAGGGTCGGCCAGCTTCAGGCGTGGCTCTCACAGGCGTCGGCGGAACTCGAGGCGATGCGCGAGGGGGCCCGGAGGCTCGGGGAGCTCAGGCCGGAGGCCGAGAGGGCCGCAGAGCTGGAGCGGAGGCTGGAGGAGCTCGAGGCCCGGCTGAGGGAGGCGCGGAGGGCCGAGGCGGAGCTCGCGCGCCTCCGGGAGAGGCTCAGGAGTTGTGAGGAGAGAATCGCCGCGCTGGAGGGCGAGGAGGGGAGGCGCCGGGGGCTCGAGGAGAGGGCGGAGGCGCTGCGGGCCGAGGTGGCTCAGATGCCTTCGGTTGAGAGCAGCCTCGAGGGCCACACGACAGAGCAGGCGAGAATTCAGCAGAGAATTCGCGTGCTCGATGAAAAGCTCCGGGAGCTCGGGGAGGAGAGGCGCTCGCTGGGGGAGCTGGAGGGCAGGGGCAGGTGCCCCAGGTGCGGTCAGGAGCTCTCCCCAGAGCACCTCAAGGCCCTTTTGGGCGAGCTCGAGGGGAGGAGCAAGGAGCTCGCTGAGGAGAGGATGGCGCTCGCTGCTAGACTGGAGAGAAGGGAGGAGAGGCTGCGCGCGTGCAGGGAGAGGCTCCGGGAGCTCGAGGAGAGGTTTCGGGAGCTCAGGGGGGTCGAGGAGGCGCTCAGGGAGCTCGGGAGGACCATCGCGGAGAGGAAGAGGCTCGTGGCCGAGAGGGAGGAGCTCGCCGAGAGAGTTCGGGCGCTGGAAGGTGGGGAGGACGTGGCGAGGCTGGAGGCCGAGGCGGAGGGCCTCCGGGCGATGAGGCCTCGCTGGCAGGCCCTGAGGAGGGAGCTCTCGGTGCTCGAGGGGAGGGTTGCGGAGCTCTCGCTCAGGGAGGCGGTTTTCGAGACGAAGAAGAGGGAGCTCGGGAGCGCTCTGGAGGAGCTCGGGAGGGTCCGGCAGGAGCTGGAAGGGCTGAGGGCGCGCTACAGCGAGGAGCTGCACCGGGAGGTCAGGGCCAGAAGGGAGGAGGCGCTGGGCCGCTTGGGCTCCCTCAGGGCGACCGCGTCGGAGAGAAAGAGGGCTCTGGAAGAGGCGAGGGCGGAGCTGGAACGGGGCTCGAGGAAGCTGGCGGAGAGGGAGGCGAGGGCGCGCGAGCTGGAGCGCCTGAGGGAGGCCGCGAGATGGCTCAATGAGTGCTTCTGCCCCGCTTTAGAGTCGATTGAAGTACACATTCTCGCTGGCATCAACGCCGATTTCGAGAGACACTTCAGGAAGTGGTTCGGGATGCTCGCCGAGGGGACCGAGCTCGACGTCTCGATAGACGAGAGCTTCACGCCAGTCGCGACCCAGGCCGGCTACGAGCTGGACATCCGCTCCCTTTCCGGCGGCGAGAAGAACTCCGTGGCTCTAGCCTACAGGCTCGCTCTCAACCATATGGTCCGCGAGGTTCTGGGCGCGGGGAGCGGCGAGCTCTTGATTCTGGATGAGCCGACCGACGGCTTCAGCAGCGAGCAGCTCACGAGGGTCAGGGACGTTCTTCGGGAGCTCGGCGCGAGGCAGCTGATTCTCGTCTCGCACGAGCGCGAGCTCGAGGGCTTCGCAGACCACATATTCCGCGTGGTCAAGGAGAACGGGGAGTCGAGGGTGGAGGGGGGTGGGCGATAG
- a CDS encoding metallophosphoesterase has product MVRFAHMADVHLGAFREPALREANLEAFLSALDICERERVDFVLICGDLFHNSLPDMGVVERATARLRRLIDGGTPVYIVYGSHDFSATERSMVDVLHSAGVFVKVARARTSEDGGVVIEPTVDPGTGTVIAGLPGRRLGLDRVYYERLDASEALGLHGGGGGDGARDDGDSGRSGGAEGGARSVAPRIFAFHAALSELKPRELSEIESMPASLLPPGFDYYAGGHVHKRVRAELPGLGTVAYPGPLFGDGYRDLEAREERGFYIVELERGRAPRLEFRRVPSRRIVVIEADASGRRPEDVSAELRGRAGEADAAGAIVLIKVSGQLASGKASEVDTQLPRALLLETGAYTVYVSRSGLESREQAGARFEPGRTRAETEDRILREHLARGVFSLPELRPEEALVRARELLRALGGEMTGTQEEQRAEASALVERVLLGPLGREEGGAARGAAEAFSGAGAPGAIPELRGEVGAGVGERERVAERGEGRPASSSRAAPAGASAASRRGLARTRQTRLGE; this is encoded by the coding sequence GTGGTTCGCTTCGCCCACATGGCCGACGTTCATCTGGGCGCATTCAGGGAGCCCGCGCTGCGCGAGGCCAATCTGGAGGCCTTCCTGTCCGCGCTGGACATCTGCGAGAGGGAGCGCGTGGACTTCGTCCTTATTTGCGGGGACCTATTCCACAACAGCCTTCCCGACATGGGCGTGGTCGAGAGGGCCACGGCCCGGCTCCGCAGGCTCATCGACGGCGGGACGCCCGTGTACATCGTCTACGGAAGCCACGACTTCAGCGCGACGGAGAGGTCGATGGTGGATGTGCTCCACAGCGCGGGCGTGTTTGTTAAGGTGGCCAGGGCGCGAACGTCGGAGGATGGGGGCGTGGTCATAGAGCCGACCGTGGACCCCGGGACGGGCACTGTCATAGCGGGCCTGCCGGGGAGGAGGCTCGGTCTGGATAGGGTATACTACGAGAGGCTCGACGCCTCCGAGGCGCTCGGCCTCCACGGCGGCGGGGGGGGCGATGGCGCCAGAGATGACGGAGATAGCGGAAGGAGCGGAGGAGCCGAGGGGGGCGCGCGGAGCGTGGCCCCGAGAATCTTCGCTTTCCACGCGGCCCTCAGTGAGCTGAAGCCCCGAGAGCTCTCCGAAATCGAATCGATGCCCGCCTCTCTGCTCCCGCCGGGGTTCGACTACTACGCCGGGGGCCACGTGCACAAGAGGGTGAGGGCCGAGCTCCCGGGTCTCGGGACGGTCGCCTACCCCGGCCCGCTCTTCGGCGACGGCTACAGGGATCTCGAGGCGCGCGAGGAGAGGGGGTTCTACATCGTCGAGCTGGAGCGGGGGAGAGCGCCGAGGCTCGAGTTCAGGAGGGTCCCCTCACGCAGAATCGTGGTCATCGAGGCCGACGCTTCGGGACGCAGGCCCGAGGACGTGAGCGCAGAACTCAGGGGGAGGGCTGGGGAGGCGGACGCCGCGGGGGCGATAGTGCTCATCAAGGTATCGGGCCAGCTAGCCTCCGGGAAGGCCTCCGAGGTGGACACGCAGCTCCCGCGCGCCCTGCTTTTGGAGACCGGGGCCTACACCGTCTATGTTAGCCGGAGCGGTCTTGAGTCGAGGGAGCAGGCGGGGGCGAGGTTCGAGCCGGGCCGCACGAGGGCCGAGACAGAGGATAGAATTCTCAGGGAGCATCTGGCGCGCGGGGTCTTCTCCCTCCCGGAGCTACGCCCGGAGGAGGCTCTGGTGCGCGCGAGGGAGCTACTGCGCGCTCTCGGCGGCGAGATGACCGGGACGCAGGAGGAGCAGAGGGCGGAGGCCTCGGCGCTCGTGGAGAGGGTCCTCCTCGGACCGCTCGGGCGTGAGGAGGGCGGCGCGGCCCGCGGGGCCGCTGAGGCCTTTTCTGGGGCCGGAGCTCCGGGCGCTATTCCAGAGCTCCGGGGAGAGGTGGGGGCTGGAGTCGGGGAGCGGGAAAGGGTAGCGGAGAGGGGTGAGGGGAGACCGGCGAGCTCCTCCAGGGCCGCGCCCGCGGGCGCGTCCGCGGCCTCCCGGAGGGGTCTGGCGAGGACGAGGCAGACGAGGCTCGGAGAATGA